GGAGCACATCATGGCCTGGGCTGGCCTGGGTGACATTTGCTCGGCAGAAGGCGATGAGGGCTGGCTAGGAACGAGCTGGTCTGAAACCAAGGCttgttctctgtgtgtgcactgATATTCCTGGTGCTTTCTGTACTTGCTTTGGATTAACGTTGAAATGCAGGGATGTGGGACGAGGCCCTggctggcagtggggacagattggtggtgcagcagcaggtgcctgTCAGGCAGGTGGTGCAGGaaaggctcctgcagagcctcacGCCGGGGGAAGGTTTGttgtgggatgcaggagctgtggagcatctcctgctcagcctggtgtTCCAGGAGCTCTGCGTGTGCTGTGGGAGGGACAGGGTGGATTTCTGACTTCACAAATTGGAAACTGTCAAAAATAATAACGACGAGGCAGCGCtgtgtgagagctgctgctcgGGGGTTTGTTTCCAGGAGAAAAGTGCTCTGTGGGCTTACGGCATTTTTGGGAAGCTCCAGGCCACCGTTGGCAGAGCTTCCCTGGGGAGCGGGGGGCTGGGGGGCCCAGCTGTGTTCCAGAGTGGGATCTCCCGGTCCTGAGCAGAGTTTCCTGGCTGGATTGGCAGACAGCTGGAGGGAATCCCATCGCTGCTGTCCCCCACAGTGAGATCCTGAGCGAGGAGGGGGTGTTGGTTTGTCAGTGCTTCCTCTCCTCTTCGGTACAGAGATATCCCAGTGTTTTCCTGTGGTGCTTTTCCATGCTCTGTGCAGGGAATGCTTCCTTTGAGGTCTCCCCTGAGTTTTCTGATGGCAAAGGGGACCCAAAACTTTTCttccctgagcccagcagtggTATAGAGGAATTCCAGCATCGCAGAGCCATGGGATCTCCTGAGCGGGCAGGGCCCACAGGGACCCcagatccagctcctggccctgcacagacaccccagcaaGCCCAGCCCGGGCATCCCTGGagcgctgtccaaacgctcctggagctctggggccgtgcccgttccctggggagcctgggcagtgccagctccctcGGGAAAGAGCCTTTGCTGGTGTCCATGctgtccctcccctggcacagctcagcccttccctgggtgctgtccctgctcagcagagtCTGGGGGAgcccggggctgggagcagagggatgagCTGTCCTCTCtccttgctgccagccaggggTGCAGGCGGAGCAGCCGTGGCTTCTGTGCTCGGGATCGTGACTCCGTGGAAGTCATCCAGCAGCACGGTTTAACAGGGGCTGCGAGTCAGAGTGCCtgaagggcaggagctgcagctctccctaAAAATGGGCAAACTGGAATGCCAGGAAATAGGAGAGACTCCTGTTGGAGTAAATCTTAGGTTTGGAACAGGAGTAGAACAAGAATAACTGGGAAATTTGGGTGCAAATGGTGCGGGAGAAAGGGGTGAGGTCGGTGAGCTGAGAGCAAAGGAGGAGCTGGGTGCTTTGGTCGTAGGATCaaggaatatcctgagttggaagggacccacagggatcatccagtccagcccctggccctgcccggGACCCCCCcgaatcccaccctgtgcatccctgggagtgttgtCCGAgcgctcctggagctccagcagcctcgGGGCCCTGCCCGTTCCCCGGGACCCTGTGCCAGGTTGACAGAACTTCAGAGAACTTTACGGGGAGGAAGGTTTGTGGGAGGTCTTGTTTTGCTGGATGCAGAATTCCTGAAGAACTAATTGAGGAGTTAATAGAGTGAGTTAATGAGTGACGGCAGTGCTGGGGCCGGGCTGTCAGACACGGAGCCTCGGCCGGGAGCAGCAGTCCCTCACTCCTGGCCCTATTGATAGGGAACACAGCCCCGCTCCCAGTCACACTTACGGGCTGCAGTGGTTTTACCTCCTTTTCACGGAAAATCCACAGATGTCGGGGGTTTATGGAAGGCTCAGGGAAGGAATGTGGCCTCTGTGTGACCAGGAGTAGCAACAAAGGCTCTTAAGTGTCTCCTTTGATTCAATATTATTGGAAGCAGGAGTGTGTTGtctttcctggctgctgctgtgtttctctgttgagcttttctttttccctctctgctccctgttcATCCCACCATCCTCCCTCACTCCTGATGGACTTCCCTGCTCCTTGTTTTGATCCTCCCCAGCCGCCAGCACTGCAATAACCAATATTGACATTATTATCACTGCCTGGACTATTTTTACCCGTACCTTAACTCTGGTTTGGAGGGAAACTTGGGCAAATAAGTATCAGTTATCTCAGGAAATGAAGCTTTTGCAGCCAAGCTTGAAAATATCAGACGAAAAAGGCTCAGATTTAGGTGGAATTTGAGTGCCACACATATTGCTGTTGGATGAGGTGTGGAAGTGGGAAGTTCCAtctttgtgtttttcagtgCCTGTTAGTCCCAGATGGAGCAGAGGCACCTCGAGAGTGACAGTAATAAACGTCCGCAGGGCCTGAAGCCTGACCAAAATTGTCATTTTTGTCAGGGGTGCCTTTAAACCAAACCCCACGTGGCACCGAGCCGTGACCGGGGGCTGTCACCACAGCGAGGTGAGGTGATGTCAGGAGGAagtgcagctcctcagcctgagctggcagctctgcagctgctgggctgggcttgcTCCTCGCTGTCCTTCTCAGTCTCCCTTTGCTGTGTCCACCTGTTACCGAGAGCCGCGAGCGCTCTGGGGGTGGCCGTCCCCGCTGTCACGGTACCCACACACCCCATTCCTTCCCCTGGAGTCAGCCTGGGGTGCCTGAGGACACCGGGGTCATCTGGGCAAGAGGGGAAGCTGGGAGGCATGAGAAGAAAACCTTCTGGTGAAATGGCAAAGGGCAGGGAGTCActgggggcaggcagagctcagagctcagagctcttcCCTGGCCGGGGCAGAGTGAAAAGCTTCTCTGGCACAGCTTTCCACagaatctcctgagctggaagggagcacagggatcacagatccagctcctggccctgcacagacaccccagcaatcccagggaggggagctctggcagcctctggCCGTGcctcttccctggggagcctgggcagtgccagcaccctctggggcaGAACCGTCCCTGctttccagcctgaccctccctggcacagctccagccgtTCCCTGGGTGCTGTAACTGGTCACCAGAGCAGAGACGGGAGCTGCCCCTCGGGAtgaggctgcagcccctggggaggtCTGAGctcagtctcctccagctgGACATTCCAAGTGCCCTCAGCCGCTCCTCGTGtggcccctccagacccttcctaTCCCCATgtccctcctttggatgctcccCAAGAGCTTCAGTTGTTTTGTATGTTGAGGTGCCCAATCCCAGGCTGGAGGTGAGGCCTCCCCAGcgcagagcaggacaatcctctcccttgctgctgtccctgatgtccctCCTGgcaccagggcacagctgaCTCAGATCCCCCTTGCCATCCACCAGGACCAGGTTCCTTCCCAGAGCCACTCTCCAGccccccatcccagcctgtgggtgcatccagggctgccccggcccagctgcaggatccagcactgcctgtgctaAACCTCGCACTGCTGGTGATTGCCAGCCCTCAGATTTGTCCAGGTCTCTGCGGGGCCTCTCTGCCtcaggggaggcagcagcccctcCCAGTTTTGTACCATCTGCAGACTTCCTTGCTGTCCCCTCAAGCTGCATCCAGGTCACCTGGGAAGGTGCTGAAAGGAGCTGGGCCTGAGCTGGAGCCAGGTGGAACTTTGGCTTTGCAGGGAAACTTCCCAAACATCAGGACTGCTCAGTGCAGGGTGGGTGTGGGTCTGCCAGGGCCCCGCTGCACTTCGGGgttcctgtgctgggaaacTGGGCTTGCAGTGGGATTTCAGTCCtgcagtttgctgctgctcagagctctgtggcCTGGAGTGACACTGATGACTCCAGTCACTTTGCTTCtgatttccctgggcagctttcGGAGCAGcggcagcagagcagagcccggcACTGGGAGAGGCACAAACCTGCAGGAGTGGGGATggtctggctgctgcagccacaggaaggaagaaggaaatagaGCGCAAGAAGCTGCTTCAGTTTCAGTTTTGCCTTCGATTGCTTGTGAGGACTGAGTTCTGTCACACCTCGGAGAACACCAGTGGCTCTGCTGTGACATTTGGGTTTTCTTCCATGTGGCagtctcttcctttccttcccttctcgTAGCCCTGCACAGGCTGTGGCTCGTTCCAGCTCCTTGCTTGGCTGTGCAGCGGGCTGGGATGAGAAGGTTGTGTTTCCTTAGCTGTTTATTTGTGTTCTCTTCCCTCGGCACATCCCCCGGGACGCCGTTTAATTGAATTCTTTTATGTTAagatggatttcttttctttgagaaGGATAATTGAGCCTGTGAGCTCACAGGTTGCAaactgtccccgtgtccccgagGCAGAGGACGAAGGGCAGGGTTGCGCCGCGCCAGGAGCGGGCAGGAGGCCAGGCTGCCCTGCGCTGGCACCGCGTCCGTGCGGGATGGCAGCGGCAGAGCCGCGGGCGCGGGGCCAGCGCCGGGAGCCCcgcagctggagcagcaccagggacgGCACGGGAACGTGGGAcccaggaaggagcagagtgACAGGGCCGGGGCTGTCCTGGGGATTTAACCGGGGCGTGGTTGGATGGCACTGGCAGCGTCATGTGCAACGTGTTCCTGGTGTGGCTGTGCCGGTGCTGGGCTCACGGGGAGCAGGACTCGGACACCTCCCCTTCCTGGgaacttctgctgctgcctctgagagcctgcagctcctgacagcagagggacctggagctgctggagtgaacCCAGAGAGGCcatggaggtgctggagcccctctgctctgcagccaggccaggagagctgggaacattcacctggagaggagaaggctccaggcagagctccgagcccctggcagggcctgcaggggctccaggagagctgcagagggactggggacaaggcctgcagggacagcacacagggaatggctgccagtgccagagggcagccatggatgggatcttggcaatgaggaattcctggctgggctggaattgccagagcagctggggctgcccctgcatccctggcagtgccccaggccaggctggacactggggctgcagcagcctgggacactggcaggtggccctgccatggcagggtggcactgcaggggctctgggtccctgcccacccagccaTGCCAGGACTCTGCGCTTCTGTTTCACTGAACGTGAGTCCCACTGCTGGAAGTTCCCGGGCAGTTGCAGTGTGGGGCTGGAATGTGGCGGGGTTGCAGCAGTGGGGCTGCGGTGGTGTTGACAGCAGCCGTGATTCTGTGTTAGGTTAAGTCACGCTCAGCCCAGGGAATGGAATATCCAGGTTATCCTGAGAGCCCTGAGCCAGGACACCCCTTTCCTGCTGAGCAGGTGCTCAGTCTGCACCATTTAGCAAATTGGAAAACACCAAAGGATGTTTTTTCTGCTTAGCTCTGcagcttgtttcctttttatttttcattcgggaggttgtttttctttatgctCAGTTGTTATTTACTTCTTCTGAATTCTCCTAGTCCTTGTTGCCTGCCAtggttggaatgagatggtctttaaagtcccttcccacccaaaccattctatggttccCTGATTTACTGTAGCATTATTTGATGTTGTACTGTCCATGGTATATCctaatttttcttccatgacTTTCTGAGTATTTCCCCTCCCCCAGCAATGTGTTTCCTACTTTGCCTTGGCTTTCCAGAGGCTGGAGCCTCTCCCAGAGTTCCCACCTCTGTGATGTACATCCCTCTTCCTGAGGTAGCGGTTCAGCGGTTCAGGGTTCTTTTTCAGTCAGTGGAGGAGCCAGGTGCTCGTTCCCTGTCTGCGGGGCTCTGAAATAGCTGAGTAGTGCTGGAGAAGCGCTCGTTCCTCTGCTGCCCGGGGAATCTGTGTGACTGACTGGCATCAGTCATCCTCAGCGTGAATAGCTGCACCTCGGCTGAgacccagcctggcaggggacacctgcagggctgggacagggacagggacctcCTCCCCTGGGTTaggcagcctgggagctgctcggCACAAGGGAttgggctggctgctccccagcagcttttccagcctaagCGATTCCGTGGTTGTGAGACGCTGGTGTTTGCCGTGTCCaaaccctgagctctgctggggagcTTCTCCCTGTCCACAGCAGGTGGATGAGcttgctgctggaagcagggagGGGTTCAGAACCATGGAGATCGCTCTAGGGCCAAAGCACTGAACCAAATCAGAGTTGTTGTTGTGCAcatgcccagcacagctggtttTCAGTTCTGCgaggagcccagggcacagctctgctgctcctggcgTCAggaggacgtggagctgctggagcaggtccagaggagccCAGCACGTTCATACAGAGACTGGAGCACCTCCAGACACAGCCTGGGAGAGTTGGGAGTGTTGcgcctggggaagggaaggtcgtgtggagacctcacagcaccttccaggacCTGGAGGGATCCAAGAGAGCCAGAGAGAGACCCTGAATCAgccctggagtgccaggacacagggagtggcttcactgccagagggcaggggtggattgctttagattggatattaggaacaaattcctgcctgggagggcgggcaggccctggcacaggtgcccagagcagctggggctgcccctgcatccctggcagtgccccaggccaggctggacactggggctgcagcagcctgggacactggcaggtggccctgcccatggtggcactgcaggggctctggggtccTCCAAGCAGAGGACAGGGTTCCCCCACCTTCTTCAGTGCCTGGCATGGGGGGGACCCACAGCTCAGAAGAAGTTTATCAAtattttgctgagttttttctttctgctttagaGGAAGTTTGTTTAATTATGGCTGGTGCCAGActgctgtgtgtgcctgagGGCTCTGGAAACTCGAGGATGAGGCAGCACAGGAGTTTCCAAAAGCTGTAAGGGGCTTTAGGGTGCCCGGTGTTggtgtggggtttgggatgtggtgccagcagggactgcaCAGCCGATTTCATGGCTGTTACACTGTAACTTCCTCTTACAAAAGAGGCGGTTTCAggccttctgttttccttcccttctgtcACTTTTGTTCTGGCAGATGAAATAACTggtgcagggcagtgctgtcAATGTGGGGAGTGCTTCCAGTGTGCCCATggcctccctgctcctgctttgccctccatttccagcagcagctctgctgaggaatGTTGTgtcttgcaggaaaaaaatggccaCTTCCTTTTTGACAGGTGAATTTTGGGCATCAGCAATTTCTTtatggaaagggtgctcaggccttgactggggctgcccagggaggtttgctgtccccatccctggaggcgtcccaggaattcctggaggtggcactcagggctctgggctggggacaaggtgggcatcggtcacagctgggactccatgggctgggagggcttttccagcctcagggatcCCGAGATTCTTGGAGCttctttgtgctgttttctCAAATACCTGGGATGCTGAAATGAAGCAGTGCAGTTCCCAAGAACAAAGCTGTTgagttattttcagttttagaagagaaaagcaagggGAAGTATTGAGTGTATCCTTGGGGTTTGGGTCTGTGCTGGAGTTTTCTGAGGAGCAGTGAAGTGAGACAGGATCACCTGGTGGGCACGGGAGACTTTGGCCGTGTGGGGAAAATCCTGTTGTGTAATCCCAGTTTGTGTGGAGCTGTGGacagtgccctgggcaggaatGTGttattttgggaaaagcagGTGGGATCACCAGCAGCCAACCCCAGGGCcagtgctgggggaagcagGAGGATCTCCAGGGCCCTGGCTGAAggagcagtgctctgctgggttTAGGTTTTGGTGCTTCGGGGGCAATTCCTGCTGAGGAAATGGCTGCAATTCCTGTGGGTTGGCCCATTCAGAGTCCTGGGGGGAATCATGGgatcccaggatggtttggggcCTTAAAGCCTctcaagggcagggacaccttcactgTCCCAGAGGACTCCATGCTTCCATGATCAAGAGAACTATTGCTGATCATCTGTGCAAGGTGGATGTTCAGATATTTTCCCAATGTTGATCCAATCTCTAGGATTCTTTATTAAGCTTGG
The Motacilla alba alba isolate MOTALB_02 chromosome 1A, Motacilla_alba_V1.0_pri, whole genome shotgun sequence genome window above contains:
- the LOC119708027 gene encoding uncharacterized protein LOC119708027 isoform X1, which gives rise to MAALWQFSGVPCVHPHRGAASPPLSARTLPAAPSPSSSLNPLLANITSALPSSTRGQSNSKFLFLCMWTFGKRYANHEIPGMTPVTGEATKPSYYFKLLAKLWESSTGADPAHNQHLVLPEPAPNLFKSPWSCARGGTAWTPAKALSRGSWHCPGSPGNGHGPRAPGAFGQRSRDARAGLAGVSVQGQELDLGSLWALPAQEIPWLCDAGIPLYHCWAQGRKVLGPLCHQKTQGRPQRKHSLHRAWKSTTGKHWDISVPKRRGSTDKPTPPPRSGSHCGGQQRWDSLQLSANPARKLCSGPGDPTLEHSWAPQPPAPQGSSANGGLELPKNAVSPQSTFLLETNPRAAALTQRCLVVIIFDSFQFVKSEIHPVPPTAHAELLEHQAEQEMLHSSCIPQQTFPRREALQEPFLHHLPDRHLLLHHQSVPTASQGLVPHPCISTLIQSKYRKHQEYQCTHREQALVSDQLVPSQPSSPSAEQMSPRPAQAMMCSHRQPKI
- the LOC119708027 gene encoding uncharacterized protein LOC119708027 isoform X2 codes for the protein MAALWQFSGVPCVHPHRGAASPPLSARTLPAAPSPSSSLNPLLANITSALPSSTRGQSNSKFLFLCMWTFGKRYANHEIPGMTPVTGEATKPSYYFKLLAKLWESSTGADPAHNQHLVLPEPAPNLFKSPWSCARGGTAWTPAKALSRGSWHCPGSPGNGHGPRAPGAFGQRSRDARAGLAGVSVQGQELDLGSLWALPAQEIPWLCDAGIPLYHCWAQGRKVLGPLCHQKTQGRPQRKHSLHRAWKSTTGKHWDISVPKRRGSTDKPTPPPRSGSHCGGQQRWDSLQLSANPARKLCSGPGDPTLEHSWAPQPPAPQGSSANGGLELPKNAVSPQSTFLLETNPRAAALTQRCLVVIIFDSFQFVKSEIHPVPPTAHAELLEHQAEQEMLHSSCIPQQTFPRREALQEPFLHHLPDRHLLLHHQSVPTASQGLVPHPCISTLIQSKYRKHQEYQCTHREQALVSDQLVPSQPSSPSAEQMSPRPAQAMMCSHRQPKI